One window of the Hippoglossus hippoglossus isolate fHipHip1 chromosome 9, fHipHip1.pri, whole genome shotgun sequence genome contains the following:
- the mapkapk5 gene encoding MAP kinase-activated protein kinase 5: protein MSEDNNADKFIKESSILDEYNINWTQKLGAGISGPVRVCVKKSTQERLALKILIDRPKARNEVRLHMMCANHPNIVQILEVYANSVQFPHESSPRARLLIVMEMMEGGELFHRISQHRHFTEKMASEVTKQISQALEHCHSLNIAHRDLKPENLLFKDNSLDAPVKLCDFGFAKIDQGDLMTPQFTPYYVAPQVLEAQRRHQKEKSGIIPTSPTPYTYNKSCDLWSLGVIIYVMLCGYPPFYSKHHSRTIPKDMRKKIMTGSFDFPEDEWSQISEMAKDIVRKLLKVKPEERLTIEGVLDHPWLNCTEALDNVLPSAQMMMDKAVVAGIQQAHAEQLANMRIQDHNVSLKPLNSVNNPILRKRKLLGPKPSDGFFIHDPENGGEDSNVALEKLRDVIAQCILPQAGENEDEKLNEVMHDAWRFNRDCKQLREGLQGLSWDGRAFSDKVDRLKLAEIVKQAIEEKTILQESH, encoded by the exons ATGTCGGAGGACAACAACGCAGACAAGTTCATTAAG GAATCATCGATTCTGGATGAGTACAACATAAACTGGACACAGAAGTTGGGAGCCGGCATCAGTGGACCAGTCAg AGTTTGTGTGAAGAAGTCGACTCAGGAACGCCTGGCCCTGAAGATCCTCATTGATCGCCCCAAGGCCAGAAATGAG GTGCGTCTCCATATGATGTGTGCCAACCACCCAAACATAGTGCAAATCCTGGAGGTTTACGCTAATAGTGTCCAGTTCCCACATGAGTCTAGTCCaag agcgAGGCTTCTCATAGTTATGGAGATGATGGAAGGCGGTGAGCTGTTCCACAGAATCAGTCAGCACAGGCACTTTACTGAAAAGATGGCCAGTGAGGTCACTAAACAG ATCAGTCAAGCCTTGGAACACTGTCACTCCCTTAATATTGCGCATCGTGACCTGAAGCCCGAGAACCTGCTCTTCAAGGATAACTCTCTA GACGCGCCTGTGAAGTTGTGTGACTTTGGCTTTGCCAAAATTGATCAAGGAGACCTGATGACCCCTCAGTTCACCCCTTACTACGTAGCACCTCAG GTACTTGAGGCTCAAAGAAGACACCAGAAGGAAAAGTCTGGAATTATACCTACCTCACCCACTCCTTACACCTATAACAAG AGCTGTGACTTGTGGTCTCTTGGCGTGATTATCTACGTAATGTTGTGTGGCTATCCCCCGTTTTACTCCAAACACCACAGTCGCACAATCCCAAAGGACATGAGGAAGAAGATTATGACGGGCAGCTTCGACTTCCCTGAAGACGAGTGGAGCCAGATCTCAGAGATGGCCAAGGACATTGTTCGCAA GCTGCTGAAGGTGAAGCCAGAGGAGAGGCTGACGATTGAGGGAGTCTTGGATCACCCGTGGCTCAACTGCACCGAGGCACTAGACAATGTGCTGCCGTCCGCCCAGATGATGATGGACAAG GCTGTAGTCGCAGGTATCCAGCAGGCCCATGCAGAGCAGTTGGCCAACATGAGAATTCAGGATCATAACGTCAGCCTGAAGCCTCTAAACTCTGTCAACAACCCAATCCTCAGGAAGCGGAAACTTCTTGG CCCAAAGCCCAGTGATGGTTTCTTCATTCACGACCCAGAGAACGGAGGGGAAGACTCCAACGTAGCGCTGGAAAAATTACGAGACGTCATTGCACAGTGTATATTACCACAAGCTG GAGAGAACGAGGACGAGAAGCTGAACGAGGTGATGCACGACGCCTGGAGGTTCAACAGAGACTGTAAACAGCTGAGAGAAGGTCTGCAGGGGCTCAGCTGGGACG